A window of the Brassica napus cultivar Da-Ae chromosome C5, Da-Ae, whole genome shotgun sequence genome harbors these coding sequences:
- the LOC106366707 gene encoding protein PHLOEM PROTEIN 2-LIKE A9 has product MLCLSLPLVQAFLFYFVPPPTEETLKNLRKLLISHSSVTIFYICSTFFPYINLISKDAFFSKAMSSQKSSHYMADSKMELDTNRKAWIFQPSGLNFVWGGDSRYWVIPKEPRVPAEMKMVSWLEVTGSFDKTEPGKAYQIGFKISFKPEATGWDGAPLAMSAKIGKKGKTVWKKIKSVNQNKGGSEPVNIPDESDGQFEISVSPTADNQDTKLQFGLYEVWTGRWKTGLLIHEAFVQQV; this is encoded by the exons ATGCTTTGCCTTTCATTGCCTCTTGTtcaagcatttttattttactttgtcCCTCCTCCAACTGAAGAAACGTTAAAGAATTTGCGTAAATTACTGATTTCTCATTCTTCTGTCACGATCTTTTATATTTGTTCTACCTTTTTTCCCTATATAAATCTCATTTCGAAAGATGCGTTTTTTTCCAAAGCAATGTCCTCACAAAAGAGTTCGCATTACATGGCAGACTCCAAGATGGAACTTGAT ACCAATAGAAAAGCATGGATTTTTCAACCGAGTGGTCTTAATTTCGTTTGGGGAGGTGACTCAAGATATTGGGTTATCCCTAAAGAACCACG GGTGCCTGCTGAGATGAAGATGGTGAGTTGGTTAGAAGTAACCGGTTCGTTCGATAAGACTGAACCCGGGAAGGCATACCAAATCGGTTTCAAAATCTCGTTTAAACCGGAGGCTACCGGTTGGGACGGAGCCCCACTCGCCATGTCTGCTAAAATCGGAAAGAAAGGCAAGACGGTgtggaaaaaaatcaaatctgtTAACCAGAACAAAGGCGGGTCCGAACCGGTCAATATACCTGACGAATCTGATGGCCAGTTCGAAATCTCGGTTAGCCCCACAGCGGATAACCAAGATACCAAGCTTCAGTTTGGTCTCTATGAGGTGTGGACCGGACGATGGAAGACCGGTTTGTTGATCCATGAAGCCTTTGTTCAACAAGTGTAA
- the BNACNNG77660D gene encoding uncharacterized protein BNACNNG77660D, with product MESQQPNLETSLKIRSDNHEVTVLNSPLKTQSDPHEVTVLNSESPPRLLPETVKNQGSPPRVSINDSMKKIVTPDRLRVPVAFKHPERYRSPTDAMMSPVTQGLLARSRKPSGSLIPPSFNLSKA from the exons aTGGAGTCTCAACAACCCAATCTCGAAACATCTCTCAAAATTCGATCCGACAACCACGAAGTCACCGTTTTGAACTCACCTCTCAAAACTCAATCCGACCCTCACGAAGTCACCGTTTTAAACTCTGAATCGCCTCCTCGGCTGCTCCCTGAAACAGTAAAAAATCAAGGATCTCCTCCACGAGTCTCCATTAACGATTCTATGAAGAAAATCGTGACACCAGATCGTCTCAGAGTCCCTGTAGCTTTCAAGCACCCAGAGAG GTATAGAAGTCCAACAGACGCAATGATGTCTCCAGTTACTCAAGGTCTCCTCGCAAGAAGCAGAAAGCCTTCCGGTTCTCTTATCCCACCCAGCTTCAACCTATCCAAGGCTTAA